A genomic stretch from Nilaparvata lugens isolate BPH chromosome 8, ASM1435652v1, whole genome shotgun sequence includes:
- the LOC120352687 gene encoding uncharacterized protein LOC120352687, whose translation MRVGGCWKRCLVEGLDWVRKTLPKRLPQQPTSPSIHQENVENPTVLNLSSRNLSPTDELVLNKGLSFATTPKLNAINLLSDTVHFTRYFRWQVYFSGNNTSDPSCPPPSTTSDQIIKKFALKSNREPKSLPANHPVEIFCNSLLNKVSSRKFIESLTPTPNLTPQKFKSIKDLCSDRSIFITKADKSSTIVLLNTTDYIKEAN comes from the coding sequence ATGAGGGTtggtggttgctggaaaaggtgtttggtagagggTTTGGATTGGGTAAGGAAAACGTTACCCAAACGTTTGCCCCAACAACCTACATCACCTTCAATCCATCAAGAAAACGTTGAAAATCCCACTGTCCTCAACCTATCCTCGAGAAACCTTTCACCTACAGATGAATTAGTCCTCAACAAGGGTCTCTCTTTTGCCACAACTCCCAAACTCAATGCCATCAACCTTCTCTCTGATACTGTTCACTTCACTAGATATTTCAGATGGCAAGTATACTTCAGTGGCAACAACACCTCTGACCCTTCTTGCCCTCCCCCCTCGACTACTTCTGACCAAATCATCAAAAAGTTTGCCCTAAAATCCAATCGTGAACCCAAGTCTCTCCCAGCCAACCACCCTGTTGAAATCTTCTGCAATTCACTCCTCAACAAAGTCAGCTCtagaaaattcattgaatcccTCACTCCAACCCCCAACCTCACACCTCAAAAGTTCAAATCCATCAAAGACCTTTGCTCTGACCGTAGTATTTTCATCACGAAAGCTGACAAAAGCTCAACCATAGTCTTACTGAACACCACTGATTACATCAAAGAAGCCAACTAG